In Fibrobacter sp. UWB2, one DNA window encodes the following:
- the panC gene encoding pantoate--beta-alanine ligase, protein MQIIKSIDSLRQTLAPLAKEGKRIGLVPTMGALHEGHGALIKASVSECDVTVVSVFLNPIQFGKNEDLDKYPKRLEADAKLAESIGADYVFAPSVAEMYPDGDPMTLVRDEALEGMYCGAYRPGHFRGVLTVVSKLFLISGANDAYFGEKDYQQVFLIERMVKDLNFNIKIHRVKIVREESGLARSSRNEYLTQEEREQALGIYSGLKAAKAAYEAGERSVSKIRDIVVKSIVAARGVVQYVEVANQKNLQKCNGALAAEDKAVILAAAFFGKTRLIDNMELN, encoded by the coding sequence ATGCAGATTATTAAGTCTATCGATTCCCTACGTCAAACGCTTGCTCCTCTTGCGAAGGAAGGGAAAAGAATCGGTCTCGTTCCAACGATGGGTGCACTCCATGAAGGTCATGGCGCTCTTATCAAGGCTTCCGTGAGCGAGTGCGATGTGACTGTTGTAAGTGTGTTTTTGAACCCCATCCAGTTCGGCAAGAACGAAGACCTGGACAAGTATCCGAAGCGCCTGGAAGCCGATGCGAAGCTCGCTGAATCCATTGGTGCCGATTACGTTTTTGCTCCGTCCGTTGCTGAAATGTACCCCGATGGCGACCCGATGACACTTGTCCGCGATGAAGCTCTCGAAGGCATGTACTGCGGCGCTTACCGTCCGGGACACTTCCGTGGCGTCTTGACGGTCGTTTCCAAGCTGTTCCTCATTTCTGGTGCAAATGACGCTTACTTTGGCGAGAAGGATTACCAGCAGGTGTTCCTGATCGAAAGAATGGTGAAGGACTTGAACTTCAACATCAAGATTCACCGCGTGAAGATTGTGCGTGAAGAAAGTGGCCTTGCACGCTCTAGCCGTAACGAATACTTGACTCAGGAAGAACGCGAACAGGCTCTCGGCATTTACAGCGGACTCAAGGCTGCAAAGGCTGCTTACGAAGCGGGCGAACGCAGCGTCTCGAAGATTCGCGATATCGTCGTGAAGTCGATTGTAGCTGCTCGTGGCGTTGTGCAGTATGTGGAAGTGGCTAACCAGAAGAACTTGCAGAAGTGCAATGGAGCCCTTGCCGCCGAAGACAAGGCCGTGATCCTCGCAGCAGCCTTCTTCGGAAAGACTCGCCTCATCGACAATATGGAGTTGAACTAG
- a CDS encoding DNA translocase FtsK has translation MAAQKKKTVKKTKKPKVEPKKDIQEPDSYFVTMMVGYLVLLAGIILLLGCITISIVGEHENWLGDYFGVMFPSFMTFLFGRVAVVVFTAALVLWGLFIAIASLRAKLLRFAVGASLLVVNVSFLMSLKNFGLKNVSNDALSMSGGVLGEFFLQNLAIPVFGRVSIVAPLIILLVTLALILVLSFGVRPRHFKFVAQTMRYLAGLFGRRRKDEDVEPKTEYVPNIRDERTEKKQLRRGVVMEDETMIFVPDSVKMRRRGKVEPFNGRHNWLTDDLDVNRSEMQTQIGDSFGLPQYAAGNVPGNAMPENVAANAPVANVANTPAGATLGGADDDGVYEDPEIRRLEEELRLNERHMNALQILEIKERIGALRRARDLIDWEKGHKGRMQVKGDVRRTAGSETVDAAIGNVGGNIPPKQTKPMTVATPRVAKPAGGDAKSSTSANTIVRDATLSDSVATRAAIHAEELLGGDGAYVEDFPGSPAVEDDETYAPVVVTADEVGEDPTFGADFGATMGGAGHVGGSAGGSARPAVHSATIPAAPTASYDEYKIPEIAKILDTHEAQTADYTEEELNAIGKMLEEKLENFKVKGRVIGCETGPMITRFEVEPGPGVKVSRFSALQEDLALPLKVSSIRILAPIPGKAAVGVEIPNRKFQTVFCRDVFMSEKFKPAHDKILVALGKDITGEAFTMDLAKAPHLLIAGQTGSGKSVCINALMASMLFSKTPDELRMILVDPKAVELKMYENIPHLLAPVITKPEIAIQALQWLCYEMDRRTEVLASAKVRNIGGFNAKFEAGELPDEVPEEDRGHRMAFIVVIIDEMADLMMVAGKEIEKSVARLAAKARAVGIHLVLATQRPSVKVITGIIKANLPTRISFKVASQIDARTVMDHAGAEKLLGRGDMLYKAVNDPDPVRVHGAFLSDEEAERLADACSDQNVFYPQVESFDVSGGEEGDEEGGGSLKNEKLDKLLFEVAQWAISVNGLSTSAVQRHFSVGYSRAGKIVDQLYGLGVCGPSKGNSKPRAMLVGMDELMQLERSGRFG, from the coding sequence TTGGCTGCACAAAAGAAAAAAACTGTTAAGAAAACAAAGAAACCCAAAGTTGAACCGAAAAAGGATATTCAGGAGCCGGATTCGTATTTTGTAACGATGATGGTGGGCTACCTGGTATTGCTTGCGGGCATTATCCTGTTGCTTGGGTGCATAACGATATCCATTGTGGGCGAGCACGAAAACTGGCTTGGGGATTACTTTGGCGTCATGTTCCCGAGTTTTATGACGTTCCTGTTTGGGCGTGTGGCGGTTGTCGTGTTTACGGCGGCTCTCGTCCTTTGGGGACTTTTCATTGCCATTGCATCGCTGCGTGCAAAGCTGTTGCGCTTTGCGGTTGGGGCGAGTTTGCTTGTGGTGAATGTTTCGTTTTTGATGTCGCTTAAGAATTTTGGCCTTAAGAATGTATCGAACGATGCGCTTTCGATGAGCGGTGGCGTATTGGGCGAGTTCTTTTTGCAGAACCTCGCGATTCCCGTGTTTGGGCGTGTGTCTATCGTGGCTCCGCTGATTATACTGCTTGTCACTCTTGCCTTGATTTTGGTGCTCTCTTTTGGCGTGCGTCCGAGGCATTTTAAGTTTGTCGCACAGACGATGCGCTATTTGGCAGGACTTTTTGGACGTCGCCGTAAAGACGAAGATGTTGAACCGAAGACGGAATACGTGCCGAATATCCGCGATGAACGTACGGAGAAAAAGCAACTCCGCCGTGGCGTGGTGATGGAAGACGAGACGATGATTTTTGTCCCGGATTCCGTGAAGATGCGTAGGCGCGGGAAGGTGGAACCGTTTAACGGTCGCCATAACTGGCTCACAGACGATTTGGACGTGAACCGCTCGGAAATGCAGACGCAGATCGGGGATTCGTTTGGATTGCCTCAGTATGCGGCGGGGAATGTTCCGGGTAACGCTATGCCTGAAAATGTGGCGGCGAATGCGCCGGTTGCGAATGTAGCGAACACACCTGCGGGTGCAACGTTGGGCGGTGCTGACGATGATGGTGTCTATGAAGATCCGGAAATCCGTCGTTTGGAAGAAGAATTGCGTTTGAATGAACGCCACATGAATGCACTCCAGATTCTGGAAATCAAGGAACGCATCGGTGCGCTCCGCCGTGCTCGCGATTTGATTGACTGGGAAAAGGGCCATAAGGGTCGTATGCAGGTGAAGGGCGATGTGCGCCGTACGGCGGGCTCTGAAACTGTAGATGCTGCTATTGGGAATGTTGGTGGAAATATTCCGCCAAAGCAGACTAAGCCGATGACCGTAGCAACTCCGAGGGTGGCAAAGCCTGCGGGTGGTGATGCGAAATCTTCGACAAGCGCCAATACGATTGTCCGTGACGCAACGCTTTCGGATTCTGTGGCAACGCGAGCCGCTATCCATGCCGAAGAGCTTTTGGGCGGCGATGGCGCCTACGTAGAGGACTTCCCGGGAAGCCCTGCGGTCGAAGATGATGAAACATATGCTCCGGTTGTTGTGACTGCCGATGAAGTGGGCGAGGACCCGACTTTCGGTGCCGATTTCGGTGCGACGATGGGTGGTGCTGGACATGTTGGCGGGAGTGCTGGTGGGAGTGCGCGCCCGGCTGTTCATTCTGCTACGATCCCTGCTGCTCCGACGGCATCTTACGACGAATACAAGATTCCTGAAATCGCAAAGATTCTCGACACGCACGAAGCGCAGACCGCGGATTACACCGAAGAAGAGCTGAACGCCATCGGCAAGATGCTCGAAGAAAAGCTTGAAAACTTCAAGGTGAAGGGCCGCGTAATCGGTTGTGAAACGGGCCCGATGATTACCCGTTTTGAAGTGGAACCGGGCCCGGGCGTGAAAGTGAGCCGCTTCTCGGCATTGCAAGAAGACTTGGCGCTCCCGCTGAAGGTCTCGTCTATTCGCATTTTGGCGCCGATTCCTGGCAAGGCCGCGGTTGGCGTTGAAATCCCGAATCGCAAGTTCCAGACCGTGTTCTGCCGTGATGTGTTCATGAGCGAAAAGTTCAAGCCCGCGCACGACAAAATTCTCGTGGCACTTGGCAAGGACATCACGGGTGAAGCGTTCACGATGGACTTGGCAAAGGCTCCGCATTTGCTGATTGCCGGTCAGACGGGTTCTGGTAAGTCTGTTTGCATTAACGCGCTCATGGCGTCGATGCTCTTTAGCAAGACTCCGGATGAACTCCGCATGATTCTCGTGGACCCGAAGGCGGTGGAACTCAAGATGTACGAAAACATCCCGCACCTTTTGGCGCCTGTCATCACGAAGCCCGAAATTGCTATCCAGGCGCTCCAGTGGCTCTGCTACGAGATGGACCGCCGTACGGAAGTCTTGGCATCTGCAAAGGTGCGTAACATTGGCGGTTTCAACGCAAAGTTTGAAGCGGGCGAATTGCCGGATGAAGTTCCTGAAGAAGATCGTGGCCACCGCATGGCGTTTATCGTCGTGATTATCGACGAAATGGCGGACCTCATGATGGTTGCGGGCAAGGAAATCGAAAAGTCCGTGGCGCGTTTGGCGGCTAAGGCTCGTGCCGTGGGCATCCACTTGGTGCTTGCCACGCAGCGTCCGTCTGTGAAGGTCATTACGGGTATCATCAAAGCGAACTTGCCGACTCGTATTAGCTTCAAGGTGGCATCCCAGATTGACGCCCGCACGGTGATGGACCATGCCGGTGCCGAAAAGCTCCTTGGCCGTGGCGACATGCTTTACAAGGCTGTGAATGACCCGGATCCGGTGCGCGTACACGGTGCATTCCTCAGCGATGAAGAAGCCGAACGCTTGGCCGACGCCTGCTCTGATCAGAATGTGTTCTACCCGCAGGTGGAATCGTTCGATGTCTCGGGCGGCGAAGAAGGCGATGAAGAAGGCGGTGGATCTCTCAAAAACGAAAAACTCGACAAGTTGCTTTTTGAAGTCGCGCAATGGGCCATTAGCGTGAACGGTCTTTCGACTTCGGCAGTGCAGCGTCACTTTAGCGTGGGTTACAGCCGTGCGGGGAAGATTGTGGACCAACTGTATGGCCTTGGTGTGTGTGGCCCGAGCAAGGGCAACTCAAAACCGCGAGCCATGCTCGTCGGAATGGACGAACTCATGCAACTCGAACGCTCCGGACGGTTCGGGTAA
- a CDS encoding deoxynucleoside kinase, with protein sequence MLLDKNIHFMAIEGVIGVGKTSLARAICERWNAMFIEENFADNPFLPKFYENRSAYAFQTQLFFLLDRFKQLQNSALQSDLFHDLLVSDYTFDKDRIFASQNLTENEMTMYDQVSNALNHDIRKPDYVVYLQASVSTLLKRIRGRGRVMEKTIDGNYLSDLQDRYDHHFWHYTDAPVLIINTDNIDFVHNESHLQMVLNAIASCPSQTTYFVPEGN encoded by the coding sequence ATGCTTCTGGATAAGAACATTCATTTTATGGCGATTGAAGGTGTGATTGGCGTTGGAAAAACCTCGCTTGCACGAGCCATTTGTGAACGCTGGAACGCAATGTTCATTGAAGAAAACTTTGCGGATAACCCGTTCCTCCCGAAGTTCTACGAGAACCGCTCGGCGTATGCATTCCAGACGCAGCTCTTCTTTTTGCTCGACCGCTTTAAGCAGCTCCAGAATTCCGCCTTGCAGAGCGACTTGTTCCACGATTTGTTGGTGAGCGACTACACGTTTGACAAGGACCGCATCTTTGCCTCGCAGAACCTCACTGAAAATGAAATGACGATGTACGACCAGGTGTCGAACGCGTTGAACCACGATATCCGCAAGCCGGATTACGTTGTCTATTTACAGGCGAGCGTCTCGACGCTTTTAAAGCGCATCAGGGGCCGTGGCCGTGTGATGGAAAAGACTATTGACGGCAATTACCTGAGCGACTTGCAGGACCGTTACGACCATCATTTTTGGCACTACACGGACGCTCCTGTGCTCATCATCAATACTGATAATATCGATTTTGTCCATAACGAAAGCCATTTGCAGATGGTATTGAACGCGATTGCGTCCTGCCCCAGTCAAACGACTTATTTTGTTCCAGAAGGTAACTAA
- the folK gene encoding 2-amino-4-hydroxy-6-hydroxymethyldihydropteridine diphosphokinase yields MDSLNRVYIALGSNLPDRSAHLNAGRDMLRRVSAGGWVESPIYETPPVGPAGQGPYFNQVVSFWYDGDPIKLLYYLKGSELILGRKDRGHWNSREVDLDLLFFGREVCEGRPTIPHCQIYNRQFVLVPLNDIAPDWVDPKTNKSVKDLLAELLEKEEKIPFRVIEGEEP; encoded by the coding sequence GTGGATTCCTTAAATAGAGTATATATCGCACTCGGAAGTAATCTTCCTGACCGCTCGGCCCACTTGAATGCCGGGAGGGATATGCTTCGTCGCGTGAGTGCGGGGGGCTGGGTCGAAAGCCCGATTTACGAAACACCTCCTGTTGGACCGGCTGGCCAGGGACCTTATTTTAACCAGGTCGTGAGCTTCTGGTACGATGGAGACCCGATAAAGCTCCTGTATTACTTGAAAGGATCCGAGCTTATTCTTGGACGCAAGGACCGCGGACATTGGAATTCTAGGGAAGTGGACCTGGATTTACTGTTCTTTGGCCGCGAAGTCTGTGAAGGCCGTCCGACGATTCCGCATTGTCAAATCTATAACCGCCAGTTTGTGCTTGTGCCGCTAAACGACATTGCTCCGGACTGGGTGGATCCGAAGACGAACAAGTCTGTAAAGGACTTGCTTGCGGAATTGCTCGAAAAAGAGGAAAAAATTCCGTTCCGCGTTATAGAGGGGGAGGAACCCTAA
- the rho gene encoding transcription termination factor Rho, with protein sequence MPRTPKNQNSEQNTQAQSLTDLVYPESTGIPVPEYLGTPDKLPENANNVPQPKRRGRKPGPKAKVRKDTEVEESFQADIEQDYQEKKEPVDGIAAAEKRLAEQYGVSNIDAISEPIFTGEQSYKPAEPSEENAFANESNGEAVIPQNGDMAQVQAENQGEASADPNAEQNAQQGENAQAQNGEGQDDRRFNNQNGKFNKFNKNNKFNKNNRNNRNFQQEEFVDDSATLPAPGSEAILKAKENWLKFRKLSMSELQELAVQKEVDFRRMRKQSLNYILQSLENEGNIIYTEGVLEVTPQGHGFLRMPDQNYQTSADDVYVSQNLIRKFNLKIGDTIEGLVRTPREQDKYFSMRRIDRVNFEEPDKMRRRVAFEYLTPIHPEEKIHLEWNETEYSTRIMDLFSPIGKGQRSIILAPPRTGKTVLLQNVTRAIAKNHPEIILITLLIDERPEEVTEMRDIITDIKEKAAEKGIEIKAEVVASTFDEPPEHHTRVANMVLEKAKRLVESQKDVVILLDSITRFARANNVVIPHSGKILSGGVDANAMQFPKKFFGAARKIQDKIRTVKNEDGSITEEVQKNGSLTIIGTALIETGSRMDEVIFEEFKGTGNMELVLDRRIAEKRIWPAIDVFKSGTRKEERLLTLLEQNAAWNFRRGSQNETETGIMENLLKLMSKLKTNAELLSVLSKPKV encoded by the coding sequence GTGCCCAGAACACCTAAGAATCAAAATTCAGAACAAAATACACAAGCTCAGTCTTTGACGGACCTCGTTTATCCCGAAAGCACAGGCATCCCGGTTCCCGAATACCTGGGAACGCCCGACAAGCTTCCGGAAAACGCCAACAACGTACCTCAGCCCAAGCGTCGCGGCAGAAAGCCAGGCCCCAAAGCTAAAGTGCGCAAGGATACGGAAGTCGAAGAAAGCTTCCAGGCCGATATTGAACAGGATTATCAAGAAAAGAAGGAACCGGTTGATGGCATTGCCGCCGCCGAAAAGCGCCTTGCCGAACAGTATGGAGTCTCTAACATAGACGCTATTTCCGAACCGATTTTCACCGGCGAACAGAGCTACAAGCCTGCAGAACCCTCCGAAGAAAACGCATTTGCAAACGAAAGCAACGGAGAAGCAGTCATCCCGCAGAATGGCGACATGGCTCAGGTCCAGGCCGAAAATCAAGGTGAAGCTTCTGCCGACCCGAATGCCGAACAGAACGCACAACAGGGTGAAAACGCACAGGCTCAGAACGGCGAAGGTCAGGACGACCGCCGATTCAACAACCAGAACGGCAAATTCAACAAGTTCAATAAGAACAACAAGTTCAACAAGAACAATCGCAATAATCGCAATTTCCAGCAAGAAGAATTTGTCGATGATTCTGCAACGCTCCCGGCACCGGGTTCCGAAGCCATTTTGAAGGCCAAGGAAAACTGGCTCAAGTTCCGCAAGCTCTCCATGAGCGAACTCCAGGAACTCGCCGTGCAAAAGGAAGTGGACTTCCGCAGAATGCGCAAGCAGTCCCTCAACTACATTTTGCAGAGCCTCGAAAACGAAGGAAATATCATTTATACGGAAGGCGTTCTCGAAGTCACGCCGCAGGGCCACGGATTCCTCCGCATGCCGGATCAGAACTACCAGACCAGCGCCGATGACGTTTACGTGAGCCAAAACCTTATCCGTAAATTCAACCTCAAGATTGGCGATACAATTGAAGGCCTTGTCCGCACACCTCGCGAACAAGATAAATACTTCTCCATGCGCCGCATCGATCGCGTGAACTTTGAAGAACCGGACAAGATGCGTCGCCGCGTGGCATTCGAATATTTAACGCCGATCCACCCAGAAGAAAAGATCCACCTCGAATGGAACGAAACGGAATACAGCACCCGTATCATGGACTTGTTCTCCCCGATAGGTAAGGGCCAGCGCAGTATCATTCTCGCTCCTCCGCGTACCGGTAAGACCGTTCTCTTGCAGAACGTGACACGCGCTATTGCAAAGAACCATCCTGAAATCATCCTCATCACGCTCCTCATTGACGAACGTCCGGAAGAAGTCACCGAAATGCGCGACATCATCACGGACATCAAGGAAAAGGCAGCGGAAAAGGGAATTGAAATCAAGGCTGAAGTTGTCGCATCTACTTTCGATGAACCGCCTGAGCACCACACCCGCGTTGCCAACATGGTTTTGGAAAAGGCAAAGCGCCTCGTCGAAAGCCAGAAGGACGTCGTGATTTTGCTCGACTCCATCACGCGTTTCGCTCGTGCAAACAACGTTGTGATTCCGCACTCCGGCAAGATTTTGTCTGGTGGTGTGGACGCTAACGCTATGCAGTTCCCGAAGAAGTTCTTCGGTGCAGCCCGTAAGATTCAGGACAAGATTCGCACCGTCAAGAACGAAGACGGTTCCATCACGGAAGAAGTCCAGAAGAACGGCTCTCTCACCATCATCGGTACCGCTCTTATCGAAACCGGTAGCCGCATGGACGAAGTGATCTTCGAAGAATTTAAGGGCACCGGTAACATGGAACTCGTGCTTGACCGACGCATCGCAGAAAAGCGCATCTGGCCTGCCATTGACGTGTTCAAGTCCGGCACCCGTAAGGAAGAACGCTTGCTTACGCTCCTCGAACAGAATGCCGCCTGGAACTTCAGACGCGGTAGCCAGAACGAGACGGAAACGGGCATCATGGAGAACCTGCTTAAGCTCATGAGTAAGCTCAAAACCAACGCAGAACTCTTAAGCGTCCTCTCCAAACCGAAAGTCTAA
- a CDS encoding CHASE2 domain-containing protein translates to MAQKNSKNQRKLFFGVTFSAIAVLLILLFGNKQKNFTAESAENIFYDQFFKWTTEVKDSTGFKDGVFMESKPYNDPNIIIADIDEKSLQKLGHYYEWDRSIHAKVIKNLSEGGAAAVAFDILFKDADFGKRRGEQCQEILTQLEPDTSHVPLFSQIHSYYNYDSMLVEATRNSNICIVSFLMVNTSYYKNKSEWKPLSSWERAKEVGFSSTLQLNQVDKPQNIAKASQLLDNVFPELATAGSRLGAVNAYPDNDGTIRRINMFYKFPYVEDDKLAPQRIYSTLSLMTISHLFHKDPKDIKVKMGKYIDIGKPFGIYRDSTGEYHTTYPNFTYPMFIGLRDKMKQIKESKASASLVETSPKITAKRNSEGQIVFDIFIDDDQHLDASLSSVLRKLPENIFDKLEDSESAQLDSGFTMSKSEDDEGVYTIKNEDEDEINITPNVLKTIHFYETSYRDIKNGEHKILSRHLDISYDKAKNEWSASIAFFTNQILQDISKATDQQISSLKPGEELRFGPYKRIPISEKGEYLVKYKGRFNRIAPEIRTFKHVSYYDIYRDSTNLDQYTGKTIILGSSVSALFDIVNGPHEENIPAILVHASIIKNILEDDYLRTLDEKYQRVVVILLALICMLIGLYSRSFLSFFFMISIAVVYTVLAYICFKHNIYIGVSKQLLAIIGPNMIAMVVQAYFENKEKKFIESSFKQYISPELIDEMVAEGNMPELGGEESNITAYFTDIQGFSTFSEKIGSASKLVELLNEYLTAMTDVLTTKNKGTLDKYEGDAIIAFFGAPMKYDDHAKRACNTAIDMQSELLRLRKKWKGEGNKWPEVVINMHMRIGINTGHIVTGNMGSTMRKNYTMMGDEVNLASRLESAAKQYGAYIHVCKNTIDQLVEQKIESQYIYRSLDIIRVVGKDEPVETFELLAYASDANALVLNKLCELWKEARAAYLDMQWDKAIALFTQCLDFEPHLPERDPGSKTCPSQVYIKRCLAYKQNPPANAGEKWDGIFTATEK, encoded by the coding sequence ATGGCACAGAAAAATTCGAAAAATCAAAGAAAACTGTTTTTTGGGGTAACTTTTTCGGCAATCGCCGTCTTACTCATTTTACTCTTTGGCAATAAGCAAAAGAACTTTACGGCTGAATCTGCCGAAAACATATTCTACGACCAATTTTTCAAATGGACAACCGAGGTCAAGGATTCCACCGGCTTTAAAGACGGTGTATTCATGGAGAGCAAGCCCTACAACGACCCCAACATCATCATCGCCGATATCGACGAAAAGTCGCTGCAAAAACTCGGGCACTACTACGAATGGGACCGCTCCATCCACGCGAAGGTCATCAAGAATTTGAGCGAAGGCGGTGCTGCCGCAGTCGCATTCGATATTCTGTTCAAGGACGCCGACTTTGGAAAGAGAAGAGGCGAGCAATGCCAAGAAATACTCACGCAGCTAGAGCCCGACACAAGCCATGTCCCGCTTTTCTCGCAAATCCATTCCTATTACAACTACGATTCCATGCTCGTCGAAGCGACGCGCAATTCCAACATTTGCATCGTCAGCTTCTTGATGGTCAACACCTCGTACTACAAGAACAAAAGCGAATGGAAACCGCTCAGTTCCTGGGAGCGCGCCAAGGAAGTCGGATTTTCGTCGACACTGCAGTTAAACCAGGTCGATAAGCCACAGAACATCGCCAAGGCAAGCCAACTGCTCGACAACGTATTCCCGGAACTAGCAACCGCCGGATCGCGACTGGGCGCCGTAAACGCCTACCCCGATAACGACGGTACCATCCGCCGCATCAACATGTTCTACAAGTTCCCGTATGTCGAAGATGACAAGCTCGCCCCACAGCGCATTTATTCGACGCTCTCGCTGATGACCATTTCGCACTTGTTTCATAAGGACCCCAAGGACATCAAAGTCAAGATGGGGAAATACATCGATATCGGTAAACCTTTTGGCATTTACCGAGACTCGACAGGCGAATACCACACGACATATCCAAACTTCACCTACCCGATGTTCATTGGACTCCGCGACAAGATGAAGCAAATCAAGGAGAGCAAGGCTAGCGCAAGCCTCGTCGAGACATCGCCCAAGATTACCGCCAAACGGAATAGCGAAGGACAAATCGTTTTCGACATTTTCATCGACGATGACCAGCACTTAGACGCAAGCCTTTCAAGCGTTCTGCGCAAGCTCCCCGAAAACATTTTTGACAAACTCGAAGACAGCGAATCCGCCCAGCTCGATAGCGGATTTACGATGTCCAAAAGCGAGGATGACGAAGGCGTCTACACCATCAAAAACGAAGATGAAGACGAAATCAACATCACTCCAAACGTCCTCAAGACTATCCATTTTTACGAGACCTCTTACAGAGACATAAAAAATGGCGAACACAAGATTTTGTCCCGCCACCTGGACATCAGCTATGACAAGGCTAAAAATGAATGGTCTGCCTCCATCGCCTTCTTTACAAACCAGATTTTGCAAGACATCTCTAAAGCGACCGACCAACAAATCAGCAGTCTAAAGCCCGGCGAAGAATTGCGATTCGGCCCGTACAAGCGAATTCCCATTAGCGAAAAAGGCGAATACCTCGTTAAGTACAAAGGGCGCTTTAACCGCATTGCCCCCGAAATCAGGACGTTTAAGCACGTTTCGTATTACGACATCTACAGGGATTCAACAAATCTCGACCAGTACACCGGAAAAACGATTATTCTCGGGTCTTCCGTTTCGGCACTTTTCGATATTGTGAACGGCCCTCACGAAGAAAACATCCCCGCCATTCTCGTCCACGCAAGCATCATCAAGAACATTCTCGAAGACGACTACTTAAGGACTCTCGATGAAAAATACCAGCGAGTCGTAGTCATCCTATTGGCATTAATTTGCATGCTCATCGGGCTTTACTCTAGAAGTTTCCTGTCGTTCTTCTTCATGATTTCTATCGCTGTTGTCTATACCGTACTTGCCTACATCTGTTTCAAGCACAATATTTACATAGGCGTTTCCAAGCAGCTCCTTGCGATTATTGGCCCGAACATGATCGCCATGGTCGTACAGGCCTACTTTGAAAACAAAGAAAAGAAGTTCATCGAAAGTTCCTTCAAGCAATACATTTCACCGGAACTGATTGACGAAATGGTGGCAGAAGGTAACATGCCGGAGCTCGGCGGCGAAGAATCCAACATCACCGCTTACTTCACCGACATCCAGGGTTTTTCGACATTCTCCGAAAAGATTGGAAGCGCAAGCAAGCTCGTCGAACTCTTGAACGAATACCTGACCGCAATGACAGACGTCTTGACAACCAAGAACAAAGGAACGCTCGACAAGTACGAAGGCGATGCCATCATTGCATTCTTTGGCGCCCCGATGAAATACGACGACCACGCCAAGCGAGCCTGCAATACGGCCATCGACATGCAAAGCGAACTTTTAAGGCTTCGCAAAAAATGGAAAGGCGAAGGCAACAAATGGCCCGAAGTCGTCATCAACATGCACATGCGAATCGGCATCAATACAGGCCACATCGTGACAGGGAACATGGGTTCCACCATGCGCAAGAACTACACCATGATGGGTGACGAAGTGAACCTTGCCTCACGCCTCGAAAGCGCAGCCAAGCAGTACGGAGCCTACATTCACGTCTGCAAGAATACTATCGATCAGCTTGTCGAACAAAAAATCGAAAGCCAGTACATCTACCGTTCGCTCGACATTATCCGCGTGGTCGGTAAAGACGAACCGGTCGAAACGTTTGAACTGCTCGCTTACGCAAGCGACGCCAACGCACTCGTTTTAAACAAGCTCTGCGAACTCTGGAAAGAGGCCCGAGCCGCTTACCTCGATATGCAATGGGACAAGGCTATTGCGCTATTCACGCAATGTCTGGATTTCGAGCCGCACTTGCCGGAACGCGATCCGGGCAGCAAGACTTGCCCAAGCCAGGTCTACATCAAGCGCTGCCTGGCCTATAAACAAAATCCGCCTGCAAACGCAGGCGAAAAATGGGACGGAATCTTTACCGCTACAGAGAAATAG